Proteins encoded in a region of the Augochlora pura isolate Apur16 chromosome 4, APUR_v2.2.1, whole genome shotgun sequence genome:
- the LOC144468572 gene encoding uncharacterized protein LOC144468572 translates to MSAVTSPYGPTEMLSDSVYNYATTRRGTADQDSDSQYESQTQLQITSIQKPRNKRKNFKPISSRMVEVSDESEKEDEELETMEESSSEVLEYERKTMLLPAEDRSKQRLNNNEVSPMDLSVATRPPSSDADDDSGDSLRHKFILEQLRSQKLYSPGTEARSPNSDSSKSDSGGLDAESGRLDDTPFEDDRAQDADGENECEERKPFEGMREYAESTMQELLAIYGLAGGELAKSVSRQLPPTFLNPATGQQPHENRLCSRRPLFDKQIRAADR, encoded by the exons ATGTCCGCGGTAACCAGCCCGTATGGCCCCA CGGAAATGCTTTCCGACTCGGTGTACAACTACGCGACGACCCGGCGGGGCACCGCCGACCAGGACAGCGACTCCCAGTACGAGTCTCAGACCCAGCTGCAGATCACCAGTATCCAGAAACCGCGGAACAAGCGGAAGAACTTCAAGCCGATAAGCAGCCGCATGGTGGAGGTGTCCGATGAGTCGGAGAAAGAGGACGAGGAGCTCGAGACGATGGAGGAGAGCTCCAGCGAGGTCCTCGAGTACGAGAGGAAGACCATGCTGCTGCCCGCCGAGGACAGGTCCAAGCAACGACTGAACAACAACGAGGTCAGCCCCATGGACCTGTCCGTGGCCACCAGGCCGCCTTCCTccgacgccgacgacgacaGCGGGGACTCGCTCAGGCACAAGTTCATCCTCGAGCAGCTGAGGTCGCAGAAGCTCTACTCGCCCGGCACCGAG GCAAGAAGTCCAAACTCGGACTCGTCGAAGAGCGACAGCGGCGGCCTGGACGCGGAATCGGGCCGCCTGGATGACACGCCTTTCGAGGATGACCGGGCTCAGGACGCTGACGGCGAGAATGAGTGCGAGGAGAGGAAGCCCTTCGAGGGCATGAGGGAGTACGCCGAGTCGACCATGCAAGAGCTGCTGGCGATCTATGGCCTGGCGGGTGGAGAGCTGGCTAAGTCAGTCAGCAGACAGCTACCGCCGACCTTTCTGAACCCTGCAACCGGCCAACAGCCTCACG AAAATCGCCTGTGTTCGAGGCGTCCGCTGTTTGACAAGCAGATAAGAGCTGCTGACAGATGA